A genomic window from Phoenix dactylifera cultivar Barhee BC4 unplaced genomic scaffold, palm_55x_up_171113_PBpolish2nd_filt_p 000312F, whole genome shotgun sequence includes:
- the LOC103723347 gene encoding LOW QUALITY PROTEIN: molybdenum cofactor sulfurase-like (The sequence of the model RefSeq protein was modified relative to this genomic sequence to represent the inferred CDS: inserted 1 base in 1 codon; deleted 2 bases in 2 codons; substituted 1 base at 1 genomic stop codon) — MLLFINRYLRRPSNDIGRRRNEGQLEEEGEKKMEMLSLCAGESSHACDQGCFAAAFQSLMEPGNPKQRTATTTTTTTRISRSNFAKSTASSLFPNTHFTNHESLPPLPDAFSSFSAAYPQYTETQRADHIRDREYHHLMNHVCLDYTGFNLFSHAQMHSSAASSSSDPPPSALLQPPFFNISYKSASLKSHLQYGNQGMALESAIRRRIMDVLNISDEEYSMVCAANRTTAFRLLAESYPFHTNKRLLTVYDYESEAVGAMAESAQKKGAKLISASFSWPGLRIYSARLRKKVSKRRKKRRGLFVFPLQSRMTGARYPYLWMALAQENGWHVALDACALGPKDMDTLGLSLIKPDFVICSFFKVFGENPSGFASLFIKKSSGAVLETSAIAKSIGVVSIVPARSLSQLPDDCSGTDLEAQSSKFQLEEDDAETTSSFSGPIPTRICNGSSLADNGIEDGNSVRVERTKANREVDKSMEIECRGLDHADSLGLILISSRLRCITNWLVIALMKLLHPHSENGHALVRIYGPRIKFDRGPALAFNVFDWKGEKVEPALVQKLADRSNISLSCGFIHNIWFSDKYEAEKDAVLERKVSETTVANRRKESIDLGXNVVNASLGYLTXFDDAYKLWAFIAKFLDADFVEKERWRYMALNQKMIEV, encoded by the exons ATGCTTTTATTCATCAACAGATACTTGAGGAGGCCATCGAATGATATTGGAAGGAGACGAAACGAAGGGCAACTcgaagaagaaggggagaagaagatggagatGCTGTCCCTTTGCGCCGGGGAGAGCTCACATGCTTGCGACCAAGGCTGTTTTGCAGCAGCTTTCCAAAGCCTGATGGAGCCTGGCAATCCCAAGCAGCGGACGGCGACGACCACCACCACCACAACCAGGATCTCCAGATCCAATTTCGCCAAGTCCACCGCTTCATCTCTGTTCCCGAACACCCACTTCACCAACCATGAGTCCCTCCCTCCCCTGCCTGATGCCTTCTCCAGCTTCTCGGCAGCATATCCGCAGTACACCGAGACCCAGAGAGCAGACCACATCAGAGACAGAGAGTACCATCACCTCATGAATCATGTCTGCCTGGATTACACCGGGTTCAACCTCTTCTCCCATGCGCAAATGCACTCCTCCGCGGCGTCCTCGTCCTCCGACCCTCCGCCCTCGGCCCTCCTGCAGCCCCCTTTCTTCAACATCTCTTACAAGTCGGCCAGCCTGAAGTCTCATCTGCAGTACGGCAACCAAGGGATGGCCCTGGAATCTGCAATCAGAAGGAGAATCATGGATGTCCTCAACATATCAGATGAGGAATACTCTATGGTCTGTGCTGCCAATAGGACTACTGCCTTCAGGCTTTTGGCAGAATCTTACCCGTTTCACACCAACAAGAGGCTGCTCACTGTGTATGACTATGAGAGCGAGGCAGTTGGTGCAATGGCAGAAAGCGCCCAGAAGAAAGGAGCAAAACTCATATCTGCCAGCTTTTCCTGGCCAGGCTTGAGGATTTACTCGGCCAGATTGAGGAAGAAGGTGagcaagagaaggaagaaaaggcgaGGCCTGTTCGTCTTC CCACTCCAATCCAGGATGACCGGGGCCAGGTATCCTTATCTATGGATGGCCCTGGCTCAGGAGAATGGCTGGCATGTGGCGCTTGATGCATGCGCATTAGGCCCCAAGGACATGGACACCCTGGGACTCTCTTTGATCAAGCCGGACTTTGTCATCTGCTCCTTCTTCAAAGTATTTGGCGAAAACCCGTCCGGGTTTGCCAGCCTTTTCATCAAGAAGTCCAGCGGTGCAGTCTTGGAGACGTCGGCGATTGCCAAGAGCATTGGGGTTGTGAGCATCGTCCCAGCAAGAAGCCTGTCTCAATTGCCAGATGATTGCTCTGGTACTGACTTGGAGGCCCAATCTTCTAAGTTCCAATTGGAAGAGGATGATGCAGAGACCACCAGTTCATTCTCTGGTCCAATACCTACCCGCATCTGCAATGGTTCTTCTCTTGCAGATAATGG AATAGAAGATGGTAACTCTGTTCGGGTGGAGAGGACTAAAGCAAACAGGGAAGTAGATAAGAGCATGGAGATTGAATGCAGAGGATTAGACCATGCAGACTCTTTAGGCCTGATACTCATCAGTAGCAGACTGAGATGCATCACTAATTGGTTGGTTATCGCACTGATGAAGCTCCTGCATCCTCACTCAGAAAATGGTCATGCTTTAGTTAGGATT TATGGGCCACGAATAAAATTTGACAGGGGTCCTGCGTTAGCATTCAATGTGTTTGACTGGAAAGGAGAAAAGGTGGAGCCTGCACTTGTCCAGAAGCTAGCTGATAGAAGCAACATTTCTCTTAGCTGTGGGTTCATACACAACATCTGGTTCTCGGATAAATATGAAGCAGAGAAGGATGCAGTCTTGGAAAGAAAGGTCAGTGAAACAACAGTAGCCAATAGAAGGAAAGAGAGCATTGATCTTGGATAAAATGTTGTGAATGCTTCACTTGGTTATCTAA AATTTGACGATGCTTACAAACTTTGGGCTTTTATTGCCAAGTTCCTGGATGCAGATTTTGTTGAGAAGGAGAGGTGGAGATACATGGCTCTCAACCAAAAAATGATTGAGGTTTAA
- the LOC120105577 gene encoding uncharacterized protein At4g02000-like: MEMARAVWRDTVVIIRSLGRRVPVEWISRELRVAGKLNYDIEEFMMANETFAFPFRSERDRDAAMEARPWLVAGQLLAMERWRPNFVSETNQLCRAVVWLRLPSLPMEYWTEEIIWDIVAKVGRPLALDKVTDQGRKLGFARVKVELDACVPIRPGTFIQVGSDLYWQAFRYENLPIFCYKCTRLGHEEGACPFPPMILATFEEPGDHHA, from the coding sequence ATGGAGATGGCTAGGGCGGTGTGGCGAGATACCGTGGTAATCATACGCAGCTTGGGCCGCCGAGTGCCAGTGGAATGGATTAGCCGGGAGCTACGGGTGGCCGGAAAACTCAACTATGATATCGAGGAATTCATGATGGCGAACGAGACTTTTGCCTTTCCATTTCGAAGTGAGAGGGATCGGGACGCTGCTATGGAGGCCAGACCTTGGCTGGTGGCCGGTCAGCTCCTGGCCATGGAGCGCTGGCGGCCAAACTTCGTTTCGGAGACCAATCAGCTGTGCCGGGCTGTTGTTTGGCTTAGGTTGCCAAGTCTGCCAATGGAGTATTGGACGGAGGAGATCATTTGGGACATAGTGGCAAAGGTTGGCCGACCCTTGGCGCTGGACAAAGTCACCGACCAAGGCCGGAAACTAGGATTCGCCCGTGTCAAAGTTGAGTTGGATGCGTGCGTGCCAATCCGGCCTGGGACCTTCATCCAGGTTGGTTCTGACCTATACTGGCAAGCATTTCGCTATGAAAACCTTCCTATTTTCTGCTACAAGTGCACCCGACTGGGGCACGAAGAGGGGGCTTGCCCCTTTCCTCCCATGATTCTGGCGACGTTCGAAGAACCGGGTGATCATCATGCCTAG